In Bacillus cereus ATCC 14579, a single window of DNA contains:
- a CDS encoding FecCD family ABC transporter permease, producing MMQSILRKQRLIILALLIVIITTIVVGMGLGSASLSYDRLLPTLMGQGTFKEEFVLYSLRLPRIVITLLAGMALALSGAILQGITRNDLAEPGILGINSGAGVAVAIFFLYFPIDVGSFLYLLPVVGFIGAFLTAVLIYVFSYSKSTGLQPIRLTLTGIGFAFALSGAMIVLISSADRMKVDFISKWIAGNIWGDDWIFVLAMLPWLIVFIPFVFYKANRLNILALNEPVAIGVGIEIEKERRYLLVAAVALAAAAVSVTGGISFIGLMAPHIAKSLVGPRHQIFMPIALLIGGWLLLLADTIGRNIVDPNGIPAGIVVALIGAPYFMYLLLKKA from the coding sequence ATGATGCAATCTATTTTAAGAAAACAGCGTCTCATTATACTCGCTTTACTTATAGTAATCATCACAACCATTGTAGTTGGAATGGGACTTGGTTCAGCATCTTTATCTTATGATCGACTACTCCCAACATTAATGGGGCAAGGGACTTTTAAAGAGGAGTTTGTTTTATACTCTTTAAGACTACCTAGAATTGTCATTACATTATTAGCTGGTATGGCTCTCGCTTTATCAGGGGCTATTCTGCAAGGAATTACCCGAAATGATTTAGCTGAACCTGGTATTCTTGGTATTAACTCTGGGGCTGGTGTTGCTGTTGCTATTTTCTTTTTATACTTTCCAATAGACGTAGGTTCATTTCTTTACTTACTACCTGTCGTTGGATTTATTGGGGCATTTCTGACAGCTGTTCTAATTTACGTGTTTTCATATAGTAAATCAACTGGACTTCAACCAATACGATTAACATTAACTGGTATCGGTTTTGCATTTGCACTATCTGGAGCGATGATTGTCCTTATTTCATCCGCTGATCGTATGAAAGTGGACTTTATCTCAAAATGGATTGCCGGAAATATTTGGGGAGATGACTGGATTTTCGTTTTAGCAATGCTCCCATGGTTAATCGTATTCATTCCGTTTGTTTTCTATAAAGCAAATCGATTAAACATTTTAGCATTAAACGAACCAGTCGCAATTGGCGTTGGAATTGAAATTGAAAAAGAACGCAGGTACTTATTAGTTGCAGCCGTTGCACTTGCAGCCGCAGCTGTTTCCGTAACAGGAGGAATTAGCTTTATCGGATTAATGGCTCCTCATATCGCGAAATCTTTAGTAGGTCCAAGACATCAAATCTTCATGCCTATCGCCCTTTTAATCGGCGGATGGCTATTATTATTAGCAGATACAATCGGACGAAATATCGTTGATCCTAATGGCATTCCAGCAGGTATTGTCGTTGCTTTAATTGGGGCTCCTTACTTTATGTATTTGTTGCTTAAAAAAGCTTAA
- a CDS encoding iron-hydroxamate ABC transporter substrate-binding protein produces the protein MKKLFISLTVLFVLVMSACSNSSTDKKNDAKGSKSETITYQSEDGKKVEVPANPKRVVVLSSFAGNVMSLGVNLVGVDSWSKQNPRFDSKLKDVAEVSDENVEKIAELNPDLIIGLSNVKNVDKLKKIAPTVTYTYGKVDYLTQHLEIGKLLNKEKEAKTWVDDFKKRAQEAGKEIKAKIGEDATVSVVENFNKQLYVYGENWGRGTEILYQEMKLKMPEKVKEKALKEGYYALSTEVLPEFAGDYLIVSKNKDTDNSFQETESYKNIPAVKNNRVYEANMMEFYFNDPLTLDFQLDFFKKSFLGK, from the coding sequence ATGAAAAAGTTATTTATTTCACTAACAGTCCTTTTCGTTCTTGTTATGAGCGCTTGTAGCAATAGCTCTACAGACAAAAAGAACGATGCAAAAGGTAGCAAATCAGAAACAATTACATACCAATCTGAAGATGGTAAAAAAGTAGAAGTTCCTGCAAATCCAAAACGCGTTGTTGTATTATCATCATTCGCTGGTAACGTAATGTCATTAGGTGTAAATCTTGTTGGGGTAGATTCATGGTCTAAACAAAACCCACGTTTTGATAGCAAACTTAAAGATGTTGCTGAAGTATCTGATGAAAATGTTGAAAAAATCGCTGAACTAAATCCAGATTTAATCATCGGTTTATCAAATGTTAAAAATGTCGATAAGTTAAAGAAAATCGCGCCTACTGTAACATACACTTACGGAAAAGTTGATTACTTAACACAGCATTTAGAAATCGGTAAGTTATTAAATAAAGAAAAAGAAGCAAAAACTTGGGTTGATGACTTCAAGAAACGTGCACAAGAAGCTGGTAAAGAAATTAAAGCAAAAATCGGTGAAGACGCAACGGTTTCTGTTGTAGAAAACTTCAACAAACAGCTTTATGTATACGGCGAGAACTGGGGCCGTGGAACAGAAATCCTGTACCAAGAAATGAAATTAAAAATGCCTGAAAAAGTAAAAGAAAAAGCATTAAAAGAAGGTTACTACGCATTATCTACTGAGGTATTACCTGAATTTGCTGGTGATTACTTAATCGTAAGTAAAAACAAAGATACTGATAACTCATTCCAAGAGACAGAATCATATAAAAACATCCCAGCAGTAAAAAATAATCGCGTATATGAAGCAAACATGATGGAATTCTATTTCAATGATCCACTTACATTAGATTTCCAACTAGACTTCTTCAAGAAGAGCTTTCTTGGTAAATAA
- the mtnK gene encoding S-methyl-5-thioribose kinase — MSKFTKYFLMEAKDVIAYVKEKLSKFEHAKGLKCKEIGDGNLNYVFRVWDEKENMSVIVKQAGDTARISDEFKLSMNRIRIESDVLQLEDELAPGLVPKVYLFDSVMNCCVMEDLSDHTILRTALINHQIFPRLADDLTTFMVNTLLLTSDVVMNHKEKKELVKNYINPELCEITEDLVYSEPFTNHNKRNELFQLNEGWIREHIYSDKELRMEVAKRKFSFMTNAQALLHGDLHTGSVFVRDDSTKVIDPEFAFYGPMGYDVGNVMANLMFVWVNADATMSPGAKKDTYMDWLQTTMVEVIDLFKQKFLGAWDIHVTEIMAKEEGFSEVYLQSVLEDTAAVTGLELIRRIVGLAKVKDITCIGNEEARARAERICLQVAKGFILRANQYRTGTSFVETLKEQSMHYAK, encoded by the coding sequence ATGTCTAAGTTCACAAAGTATTTTTTAATGGAAGCTAAAGATGTGATTGCATATGTGAAAGAGAAATTATCTAAGTTTGAACATGCAAAGGGGCTAAAGTGTAAAGAAATAGGTGATGGCAATTTAAATTATGTGTTCCGCGTTTGGGATGAAAAAGAGAACATGTCTGTCATCGTAAAGCAAGCTGGGGATACAGCTCGCATTTCAGATGAGTTTAAGTTGTCGATGAATCGTATTCGTATAGAATCAGATGTTTTGCAGTTAGAGGATGAGTTAGCACCTGGACTTGTTCCTAAGGTGTATTTATTTGATAGTGTGATGAATTGTTGCGTAATGGAAGATTTATCGGATCACACAATATTACGTACAGCACTTATAAATCATCAAATATTTCCGAGGCTTGCTGACGACTTAACTACTTTTATGGTAAATACACTTTTATTAACATCGGATGTTGTAATGAATCATAAAGAGAAGAAGGAACTTGTGAAGAATTATATAAATCCTGAATTATGTGAGATTACAGAGGACCTCGTATATTCAGAACCATTTACAAATCATAATAAGCGTAATGAGTTATTTCAGTTAAATGAGGGATGGATTAGGGAACATATTTATAGTGATAAAGAGCTTCGTATGGAAGTAGCGAAACGTAAATTTTCTTTTATGACGAATGCACAGGCATTACTTCATGGTGATTTACATACTGGTTCTGTTTTTGTAAGAGATGATTCTACAAAGGTTATTGATCCTGAGTTTGCTTTTTATGGACCTATGGGATATGACGTTGGGAATGTAATGGCGAATTTAATGTTTGTTTGGGTGAATGCAGATGCAACGATGTCACCTGGAGCTAAGAAAGATACATATATGGATTGGTTACAAACTACGATGGTAGAGGTAATTGATTTATTTAAGCAGAAGTTTTTAGGTGCTTGGGATATTCATGTGACCGAGATTATGGCGAAGGAAGAAGGCTTTAGCGAAGTCTATTTGCAATCTGTATTAGAGGATACAGCTGCAGTGACAGGTCTGGAATTAATTCGCCGTATTGTTGGATTAGCGAAAGTAAAAGATATTACTTGTATTGGGAATGAGGAAGCACGTGCTAGAGCGGAGCGAATTTGTCTTCAAGTAGCGAAGGGTTTTATTTTACGAGCGAATCAATATAGAACGGGCACAAGTTTTGTAGAAACGTTAAAAGAACAGTCAATGCACTACGCGAAGTAA
- the mtnA gene encoding S-methyl-5-thioribose-1-phosphate isomerase: protein MMEEQLIPIQWKDDALVLLDQTLLPNEIVYESFKTAESVWDAIQVMKVRGAPAIGVSAAYGVYLGIKEFAESTEEGFMDEVRKVCTYLATSRPTAVNLFWALERMESVATDNIHLSISQLKNRLLEEAKEIHREDEEINRQIGEHALTLFHDGMGVLTHCNAGALATTKYGTATAPMYLAKEKGWDLKIYSDETRPRLQGSTLTALELQRAGIDVTVITDNMAAMVMSQGKIDAVIVGCDRVAANGDVANKIGTLGVSILAKYYNIPFYVAAPTPTIDLKTSTGKEIPIEERDASEVINRFGKYSAPKESKVYNPAFDVTPHENVTAIITEKGIVKAPFTENLKKLFQ from the coding sequence ATGATGGAAGAGCAATTAATACCAATTCAGTGGAAAGATGATGCTTTAGTTTTGTTAGATCAAACGTTATTACCAAATGAAATTGTCTATGAATCTTTTAAAACAGCTGAAAGTGTGTGGGATGCGATTCAAGTAATGAAAGTACGAGGTGCACCCGCGATTGGTGTTTCAGCTGCTTATGGAGTGTATTTAGGGATAAAGGAATTTGCTGAAAGTACGGAAGAAGGATTTATGGATGAAGTAAGAAAGGTATGTACATACTTGGCGACATCAAGACCGACTGCCGTAAATTTATTTTGGGCACTTGAAAGAATGGAAAGTGTAGCGACAGATAATATTCATTTATCAATCTCACAGCTGAAAAATAGATTACTAGAAGAGGCAAAAGAGATTCATAGAGAAGATGAAGAAATTAACCGTCAAATTGGAGAACATGCATTAACATTATTCCATGATGGAATGGGAGTATTAACACATTGTAATGCTGGTGCGTTAGCGACAACTAAGTATGGTACCGCGACAGCTCCCATGTACTTAGCGAAAGAAAAAGGATGGGACTTAAAAATCTATTCTGATGAAACACGCCCTAGATTACAAGGTTCAACGTTAACAGCATTAGAACTGCAGCGAGCAGGCATTGACGTTACTGTTATTACAGATAATATGGCAGCTATGGTCATGTCACAAGGGAAGATTGATGCGGTAATTGTTGGATGTGATCGTGTGGCAGCAAATGGTGATGTAGCAAATAAAATTGGCACGTTAGGCGTATCTATTTTAGCTAAGTACTACAACATTCCGTTTTATGTAGCAGCGCCAACACCGACAATTGATTTAAAGACATCGACAGGAAAAGAAATTCCGATTGAAGAAAGAGATGCTTCTGAAGTGATTAATCGCTTCGGAAAATATTCAGCTCCGAAAGAAAGTAAAGTATATAATCCAGCATTTGATGTTACTCCACATGAAAATGTAACAGCGATTATTACAGAAAAAGGGATTGTAAAGGCACCGTTTACGGAGAATTTAAAAAAGCTATTTCAATAA
- the ahpF gene encoding alkyl hydroperoxide reductase subunit F translates to MILDADIKTQLSQYLQLMENDILLKVSAGDDNVSKDMLALVDELATMSSKITVEKVELERTPSFSVNRPGEDTGVVFAGIPLGHEFTSLVLALLQVSGRAPKVEQKLIDQIKNIQGEYHFESYISLSCHNCPDVVQALNVMSVLNPGITHTMIDGAAFKEEVESKDIMAVPTVYLNGESFGSGRMTLEEILAKMGNGPDASELSDKDPYDVLVVGGGPAGASAAIYAARKGIRTGIVAERFGGQVMDTMGIENFISVKKTEGPKLVASLEEHVKEYDIDVMNLQRAKRLEKKELIEVELENGAILKSKSVIVSTGARWRNVGVPGEAEFKNKGVAYCPHCDGPLFTGKDVAVIGGGNSGIEAAIDLAGIVKHVTVLEFMPELKADAVLQERLNSLPNVTVLKNVQTKEITGTDKVNGISYIDRETEEVHHVELQGVFVQIGLVPNTDWLGETVERVRGEIVTDKHGATNVPGVFAAGDCTNNPYKQIIISMGSGANAALGAFDYLIRN, encoded by the coding sequence ATGATACTAGATGCAGATATAAAAACACAACTATCCCAATACCTTCAATTAATGGAGAACGATATTTTACTTAAGGTAAGCGCAGGAGACGATAACGTATCTAAAGATATGTTAGCTCTAGTAGACGAATTAGCTACTATGTCATCTAAGATTACAGTAGAAAAAGTTGAATTAGAGAGAACACCAAGCTTTAGCGTAAACCGCCCTGGTGAAGACACTGGTGTCGTATTCGCTGGTATTCCATTAGGACACGAATTTACATCATTAGTGTTAGCTTTACTACAAGTAAGTGGACGCGCTCCAAAAGTTGAACAAAAATTAATCGATCAAATTAAAAACATTCAAGGCGAATATCATTTTGAATCTTATATCAGCCTAAGTTGTCATAACTGTCCTGATGTTGTACAAGCTCTTAACGTAATGAGCGTTCTTAACCCTGGTATTACACATACTATGATTGATGGCGCTGCATTCAAAGAGGAAGTAGAAAGCAAAGACATCATGGCAGTACCAACTGTTTACCTAAACGGCGAATCTTTCGGAAGCGGGCGTATGACACTTGAAGAAATTTTAGCTAAAATGGGTAACGGGCCAGATGCATCAGAGCTTTCTGATAAAGATCCATACGATGTTCTTGTTGTTGGTGGCGGCCCTGCTGGTGCAAGTGCAGCAATTTACGCAGCACGTAAAGGCATCCGCACTGGTATCGTTGCTGAGCGCTTCGGTGGTCAAGTAATGGATACTATGGGCATTGAGAACTTCATCAGCGTGAAAAAGACTGAAGGTCCTAAGCTAGTAGCAAGCCTTGAAGAGCACGTAAAAGAATACGACATCGATGTAATGAATCTACAACGTGCGAAACGTTTAGAGAAAAAAGAACTTATTGAAGTGGAACTTGAAAACGGCGCTATTCTGAAAAGTAAGAGCGTAATCGTTTCTACAGGTGCTCGCTGGCGTAATGTTGGCGTACCAGGTGAAGCTGAGTTCAAAAATAAAGGTGTAGCATATTGCCCACACTGTGACGGTCCATTATTCACTGGAAAAGACGTAGCAGTTATCGGCGGAGGTAACTCTGGTATTGAAGCAGCTATCGACTTAGCAGGTATCGTTAAGCACGTAACTGTTCTTGAATTCATGCCAGAATTAAAAGCTGATGCTGTATTACAAGAGCGTCTTAACAGCTTACCAAACGTAACTGTTCTGAAAAACGTTCAAACGAAAGAAATCACTGGTACTGATAAAGTAAACGGTATTTCTTACATCGATCGTGAAACTGAAGAAGTTCATCACGTTGAATTACAAGGTGTATTCGTACAAATCGGTCTTGTGCCAAACACAGACTGGTTAGGCGAAACAGTTGAACGCGTTCGCGGTGAAATCGTAACAGACAAGCACGGCGCTACAAACGTACCAGGAGTGTTTGCTGCAGGTGACTGTACAAATAATCCGTACAAACAAATCATCATCTCTATGGGTTCAGGTGCAAACGCAGCTTTAGGTGCATTTGATTACTTAATCCGTAACTAA
- a CDS encoding L-fuculose-phosphate aldolase has translation MLLQKEREEIVAYGKKMISSGLTKGTGGNISIFNREQGLVAISPSGLEYYETKPEDVVILNLDGEVVEGERKPSSELDMHLIYYRKREDINALVHTHSPYAKTIASLGWELPAVSYLIAFAGPNVRCAPYETFGTKQLAEAAFEGMIDRRAVLLANHGLIAGANNIKMAFTVAEEIEFCAQIYYQTKSIGEPKLLPEDEMENLAKKFEGYGQQ, from the coding sequence ATGTTATTACAAAAAGAAAGAGAAGAAATTGTAGCGTATGGAAAGAAAATGATTTCTAGTGGTTTAACAAAGGGAACGGGCGGTAATATTAGTATCTTTAATCGTGAACAAGGTCTTGTTGCGATTAGCCCAAGTGGTTTAGAGTATTATGAAACAAAGCCTGAAGATGTAGTTATATTAAACCTAGATGGTGAAGTAGTAGAAGGAGAGAGAAAACCATCAAGTGAATTAGATATGCACCTTATTTACTATAGGAAGCGTGAAGATATAAATGCGCTTGTGCATACACACTCTCCTTACGCGAAGACGATTGCATCATTAGGATGGGAGCTTCCTGCTGTATCGTATTTAATTGCTTTCGCAGGACCGAATGTGCGCTGTGCACCGTATGAAACATTTGGTACGAAGCAATTAGCGGAGGCTGCTTTTGAAGGCATGATTGATCGCCGTGCTGTTTTACTTGCAAATCACGGTTTAATTGCTGGTGCAAATAATATAAAAATGGCGTTTACTGTTGCAGAAGAGATTGAGTTTTGTGCTCAAATTTATTATCAAACGAAAAGCATTGGGGAACCAAAGCTATTGCCAGAAGATGAGATGGAGAATTTGGCGAAGAAGTTTGAAGGGTATGGGCAGCAGTAG
- a CDS encoding NAD(P)/FAD-dependent oxidoreductase gives MNREELFDVTVIGGGPAGLYSAFYSGLREMRTKIIEFHPHLGGKIHVYPEKMIWDVGGLLPVTGDKLIEQLVQQGLTFKPEVVLDTKVESIIRNQDGTFTLKTSTGEEHFSKTVIVATGSGILKPQKLSIEGAERFEVSNLNYTVKSLKRFKGKTVIISGGGNSAVDWANELEPIAKKVYVTYRKEELSGHEAQVKQLMNSSAECFFNTSITKLIAGDNHEAIEYVELTNHETGEVSHLPIDEVIINHGYERDITLLENSELDVAIIDNYYIAGNANSESSVDGLYAAGDILKHEGKLHLIAGAFQDAGNAVNKAKQFIQPDASEYGMVSSHNEVFKKRNRELIKQMMK, from the coding sequence ATGAATCGAGAAGAATTGTTTGATGTAACCGTGATAGGCGGAGGACCTGCAGGGCTTTATTCAGCTTTTTATAGTGGACTCAGAGAAATGAGAACGAAAATAATAGAATTTCACCCACATTTAGGTGGAAAAATACATGTGTATCCGGAAAAAATGATTTGGGATGTAGGAGGACTATTGCCAGTTACAGGTGATAAGTTAATTGAACAACTTGTACAGCAAGGGTTAACATTTAAGCCGGAAGTTGTATTAGATACAAAAGTAGAATCGATTATTCGTAATCAAGATGGTACTTTTACATTAAAAACAAGTACTGGCGAAGAACACTTTTCAAAAACAGTTATCGTCGCAACAGGAAGTGGTATATTGAAACCGCAAAAGTTATCTATTGAAGGTGCTGAGCGATTTGAAGTATCGAATTTAAATTATACAGTTAAATCTTTAAAGCGTTTCAAAGGTAAAACAGTTATTATTTCCGGTGGAGGCAATTCTGCTGTTGATTGGGCAAATGAATTGGAACCAATTGCGAAAAAAGTGTATGTAACTTATAGAAAAGAAGAATTATCTGGTCATGAAGCACAAGTAAAACAACTTATGAACAGCTCAGCGGAGTGTTTCTTTAATACATCGATTACAAAATTAATTGCCGGTGATAATCATGAAGCGATCGAATATGTAGAATTAACAAATCATGAAACAGGTGAGGTTTCTCATTTACCTATTGATGAAGTTATTATTAATCATGGATATGAACGCGACATTACATTATTAGAAAATAGTGAGTTAGACGTTGCAATTATAGATAATTATTATATTGCAGGTAATGCAAATAGTGAGTCTTCAGTAGATGGATTATATGCTGCTGGAGATATTTTAAAGCACGAAGGGAAACTACACTTAATTGCAGGTGCATTCCAAGATGCTGGAAATGCTGTGAATAAAGCAAAACAATTTATCCAACCAGATGCAAGTGAGTACGGAATGGTTTCTTCTCATAATGAAGTATTTAAGAAGAGAAATCGCGAACTGATTAAGCAGATGATGAAATAA
- the ahpC gene encoding alkyl hydroperoxide reductase subunit C, with the protein MLLIGTEVKPFKANAYHNGEFIQVTDESLKGKWSVVCFYPADFTFVCPTELEDLQNQYATLKDLGVEVYSVSTDTHFTHKAWHDSSETIGKIEYIMIGDPTRTITTNFNVLMEEEGLAARGTFIIDPDGVIQSMEINADGIGRDASILVNKIKAAQYVRNNPGEVCPAKWQEGSATLKPSLDLVGKI; encoded by the coding sequence ATGTTATTAATCGGCACAGAAGTAAAACCGTTTAAAGCTAATGCTTACCATAATGGAGAATTTATCCAAGTTACTGACGAAAGTTTAAAAGGAAAATGGAGTGTAGTTTGTTTCTACCCAGCTGACTTCACATTCGTTTGCCCAACTGAACTTGAAGACTTACAAAACCAATACGCAACTCTAAAAGACTTAGGCGTTGAAGTATACTCTGTATCTACAGACACTCACTTCACTCACAAAGCATGGCATGATAGCTCAGAAACTATCGGCAAAATCGAGTACATCATGATTGGTGACCCAACTCGCACAATCACTACAAACTTCAACGTTTTAATGGAAGAAGAAGGTCTTGCTGCTCGTGGTACATTCATCATCGATCCAGACGGCGTTATCCAATCTATGGAAATCAATGCTGACGGTATCGGCCGTGATGCAAGCATTCTTGTTAACAAAATTAAAGCTGCTCAATACGTACGTAACAACCCAGGTGAAGTTTGCCCAGCTAAATGGCAAGAGGGTTCTGCAACACTTAAACCAAGCCTTGACCTTGTAGGCAAAATCTAA
- a CDS encoding FecCD family ABC transporter permease: MNRKDVKRMTKDHDNPRSIAFTYKLILSLIAFFLIFMVAMVLGAADTSIKDVWLALTSSAKGDKISIIREIRLPREVAAIFVGAGLAVSGAIMQGLTRNPLADPGLLGLSGGANAALALTLAFNPSISYLYLTLACFIGAAIGAIMVFGIGMVKKGGLSPLRIVLAGAAVSAFLLAISEGIGIYFKISQDVSLWTAGGVIGTTWSQLKIIIPVISISIFIAILLAKKLTVLSFSEEVAIGLGQKIIVIKTILFIIIILLAGASVALVGNMAFIGLMVPHMVRPIVGPDYRFVIPMSAIAGASFMLLADTIGRTINAPYETPVAAIVAIVGLPFFLFIVRKGGKTFS; encoded by the coding sequence ATGAACAGAAAAGATGTGAAACGAATGACAAAAGATCATGACAATCCACGTTCTATAGCTTTTACATACAAACTAATTTTAAGCTTAATTGCATTCTTTCTTATTTTTATGGTTGCAATGGTATTAGGTGCTGCAGATACTTCGATAAAAGATGTATGGTTAGCACTCACTTCCTCCGCTAAAGGAGACAAAATATCTATTATTCGAGAAATACGTTTACCACGTGAAGTTGCTGCTATTTTTGTAGGAGCTGGATTAGCCGTTTCTGGGGCAATTATGCAAGGATTAACACGAAATCCACTTGCGGATCCTGGATTATTAGGGCTATCTGGTGGAGCAAATGCTGCGCTTGCACTGACACTTGCTTTCAACCCTTCCATCAGCTATCTTTACTTAACATTAGCTTGCTTTATCGGTGCTGCAATTGGCGCAATTATGGTATTTGGAATTGGTATGGTGAAAAAAGGCGGCCTTTCTCCTCTTCGAATTGTATTAGCGGGCGCTGCAGTTTCAGCATTTCTACTCGCAATTTCAGAAGGAATCGGCATTTACTTTAAAATTTCACAAGATGTATCACTTTGGACTGCTGGGGGCGTAATTGGAACAACTTGGAGCCAATTAAAAATTATTATTCCGGTCATTTCAATTAGTATCTTTATCGCTATCTTACTAGCAAAAAAATTGACAGTTCTTAGTTTCAGTGAGGAAGTGGCTATTGGACTAGGTCAAAAAATTATTGTTATTAAAACTATTTTATTTATCATTATTATCTTACTTGCAGGTGCATCTGTAGCTCTTGTTGGAAATATGGCATTCATCGGCTTAATGGTACCTCACATGGTACGCCCAATTGTCGGTCCAGATTACCGATTTGTTATACCGATGTCAGCAATTGCTGGAGCTTCCTTTATGCTACTTGCAGATACAATCGGACGTACTATTAACGCTCCATACGAAACACCAGTTGCGGCAATTGTCGCGATTGTAGGGTTACCATTCTTCCTATTCATTGTACGTAAAGGAGGAAAAACATTCTCATGA